The window TGAAGCGCCCGGCGCAGGCGTCGAGAGTGGCGCGGAGCACGGCCGGCTCCTCGTGCTCGTTGCGTCCGTCGGTGAGCAGGATGCCGTGCCGGATGGCGGCGGTGGACTGGCGCAGCAGGCCGTCGGCCAGGCGCAGCCAGGTGCCGATGGCGGTGCCGCCGCCGGCGGTGAGCCCGCGCAGGGCCTCCTTGGCCTGGGCGCGGGTGGCCGGGTCGGCCACGGCGAGGCGGCCCTGGCCCGGGTAGACCTCCTTGGCCACGTGCGTACCGGCGATCACCGCGAAGCAGGTCCCGTCGCGCAGGGTGTCGACGGCGGCCGCCGTGGCCTCGCGGGCGCCGCGCATCTTCTCCGGCGGGTACTCCATGGAGCCCGAGCAGTCGACCATGATCACAACGGCTGCCGTGCCCTCGGCGGCCGCCGCGCGGGTGGCGGTGGCCCCGCCGGTGGCGGTCACGGTGACGATCGCGTGGACGTCCCGCCCGCCCTCCGGGAGGAACTCGTTCTGGTACACCTCCACGCTGAAGCGCGGGGCGCTCGGCTTGGCGAAATTCGCCATCGATGGGACTCCTAGGGGGCTCGGGCAGGCGGGTCAGACCTGCGGGCGCGCTTCCACTTCCGGTTCCGGTCGTGCCGCCGGGCCCGGCTCCGCCGCGGGTCCCGGTTCCTGCGTGGCGAACGGCACGACGGCCACGGTGACGTTGTCGTGGCCGCCGCCGTCGAGCGCGTGTCCCACCAGCACCTGCGCGCTGTGCAGCGGGCGGACCGCGGCGTCGGCGGGCAGCACCTGGGCCATCTCCCGCGCGGACTCCGCGTAGTTCCACAGTCCGTCGGTGCAGACCACCACCACACCGGGGTGGTCCGGCTTGAAGGTCGCGGTGTGCGGTTCGAGTTCGTACGCGTCGGCGCCCAGCCACCCGGTGATGGCGTGCGCGCGGACGTCGGCGTAGGCCTCGGCCTCGCCCATCAGGCCCGCGGCGACCATCTGGGCGGCCCAGGAGTCGTCCTCGGTGAGGCGGCGGGGCAGGGCGGCCCGGTCGTCGGGCACCCAGTACGCCCGGCTGTCGCCCACCCAGCCGATGGTGAGCAGGCCGCCGCTGACGACCGCGCCCACCAGGGTGCAGGCGGGGGCGTTCTGCGCGCCGGGGACCTCCGGGGCCAGCGCGTTCACCGCGGCCGCGGCGGCCAGGATCGCCTCGTGCATGGCCTCCTGGGGGTGGGTGCCGCGGGGCAGCGCTTCGAGCAGCGCCTCGTTGGCGGCGCCGGCCGCGGCGGCCGAGGCCTCGTCGGGGCGGCTCGCGGAGGAGACGCCGTCGCACACGATGGCCACGGTGGCGGCGGAGCCGTCGGGCAGGGCGGTGGCGGCCACCGCGAACGAGTCCTCGTTGCGGTGGTGGCGCAGCCCCCGGTCGCTGACGGCGGCGACGCTCCCGAGCTCCTCTTCGAGGTGGTCGCGCTCCCGGGGCTGTGCGTGCCCGCAGTGCTCGCAGTACCCGTCGGTGTCGACGTGTCCGGCCCGGCAGGCGACGCACGTCTTCCCGCCCTCCGCCGCGCCGGGCTGGGGCGGGGTGCCGTACGCCGGCTCGGGGGCGGGCTCGGCGGCGTACGGGTCGCCCGCGGGCTGCGCGGGATACGCGGTGCCCTCCGGGGGAGTGGCGTCGCCGGGCAGGTCGTACCGGGCGGCCTGGGGCGCCTGCGCCCCGGCGCCGTACGCATGCTCCGCGGCGCCCCACGGCGTCCCGTCCGGCGGCGTGGCGGTGTCGTACGGGTCCTCGTGGCCGGCCGCCGCGTACGGGGCTCCGGCCGGGCCCGGTGCGGATTCCGCCGCCGGTTCCGCCGGGGCCAGCGCCCAGTCGGCGGGGTCGCCCACCAGCGTCGGCGCGGCCGCGGCCACGCTGCCCCAGCCGGGGGCGGGTTCGGCGGCGCCGTGGGAGACGCCGGGGGAGGCACTGGGGGCCGGGACCCCGTAGCCGCCCGCGGCGGGGCCCGCACCCGGTCCGGCGGCGACCGGCGGCGCCGGGGGAGCCGGTGGCGCCTGCGGGATCGGGAGGGTCGGGTGGTCCCTGGACGCAGCCGGGGGAGGAGCGGTCACGGCGTAGCCGCAGACGCCGCAGAAACGGTCACCCTCCTCCAGGGGTTCCGCGCAGCTGGGGCAGCCCGACAGCCGATGCATCGACATCACTCACACCCACGTCCGGGGACGGAAACGGTTTGCCCGCTCCACCAGTTCGATCCTCTCCTCGCCGCGCCGCGCCAGCCGTGCGAGAACGCGGTACGAGCGCTCCAGTCCGAAGCGCAGGCCCTGCTCGTCCAGTTGGCTGCCGAGCAGCGAGGTCCGGCCGGGGTCGGAACCCCGGCTACCCGACAGTACCCAGTCCAGGGCCGAGCCCAGAACCTCCGTCGCGAGCCGTTCCTGCCGTTCCGGGTCCAGCCCGAACCGCCGCAGGGCCTCCACCTGGTCGGCTGCGGCCCCCAGATCGGCCAGCAGCGGCTCCTGCGGGGACCGGTCGCGCAGACGTGCGCGTACGGCCGCCACCCGGGCGGCGGTGTAGTGGATCGACGCCTCCGGTACGGACTCCAGCGTGCGCACGGCTCCGTCCCGGTCGCCCGCGGCCAGCTGGACCCGGGCGAGCCCGAAGGCCGCGCTCACGAATCCGGGGTCGGTGATCCACACGAGGCGGTAGTACTCGGCGGCGTTGTCCAGCTGGCCCAGCACCTCCGCGCACAGCCCGAGGGCCAGCTTCGGTGCGGGCTCGCCGGGGAAGGCGTCGTAGATCGCGTCGAAGGACAGGGCCGCTATCTCGTTGTCGCCGGTGGCCAGCGAGGCGATGCCGCGGGCCCACACCACCCGCCAGTCGTCCGGGTGCAGGGCCTCCAGCTCGGCCAGGGTGCGCCCGGCCGAGGGCAGCTCGCCCAGCTCCAGCCGGGCCCGCAGCTCCCGCAGCCGCAGCTCGGCCGAGTCGGACGGCGCCGCGCCCAGGGCGCCCAGCAGGTCGCCCGGCGCGGAGGCCAGCAGTCCGGTCAGGAAACCGGCGTTCGGGTCGCCCGCGTCCACGAGCGGCACGGGCAGGGCCAGCGCGGTGTCGCGTGCGGTGGCCGCTCCCGCGAGTGCCGGCGGAGACACGGGGGCGAGCACCGCACCCGCACCCGCACCCGTGGCCGCACCCGCACCCGCACCCGCACCCGTGGCCGGAGCCGACGGCGTCCCCGTGGTCGCGGGCCCCTGCCGGGGGCCCGGTACCGGTGCGGCCGCCACGTGCGTGGCCGTGCTCCCGAGCGCGGGCAACGGCGCACCCCAGGCCGACGCGGCGCCACCGGCCACCAGCGGGCCGGCGCCTCCCGGCGCCCCGGACACGGGCGTGCCGCCCGGAGGCGTGGTGCCGAGGTGCGTGGGCGCCCACGGTCCGGAGCCTCCGACGGGAGGCGTCGAGGCCGAGCCCCCGGCCGCCCCGGGCGCCTGCGCCCACGGACCGGGCGCCCCGCCCGGTCCTGCGGCCGGAGCCGCCCCGGGCAGAGCCGTGCCACCAGGCGCGTGTGCCCCGGTCCGGCCTGCCGGCCTGGTCTTTCTGCCCGGCGGGGTACCGCCGGGCTGTCCGCCCGGGCCGGGCTGCCCGGCCGCGGCGGAGGCCCGGACGGACGCGCCGCGGCCGCGCGCGAACAGCCCGCCACCCCGCCGGGAGGCGAACGGCCGGGAAGCGACCGGCCGGTAGCCCAGGAGGGACACGGCCGTCCCCGGCGCGTCGGCGAAGAGCCGGGTGTCCGGAACCCGCAGCTCCGGGCCGAAGAGGGTCGACAGCTGCGGCCGCGGCCGGCCCGTCTGCAGCGCGACCACCTCCCGCAGCACGCCCGTCAGCTGGTCCGCCATCTCCTGCGCGGACGCGAACCGCCGCCCCGGGTCCGGGTCGGTCGCCCGGACCAGCAGCCGGTAGAAGGACTCGTACCGCCGGAACACCTCGATGTGCTCGGGGTCCGGCAGCGAATCCACGAACACGTTGGTGTAGCCCTGGAAGTCGAAGGTCAGGACGGCCAGCGTCCGCGCCACCGTGTAGAGGTCGGAGGCGACCGACGGGCCCAGCTCCGCGACCTCCGGCGCCTGATAGCCCACCGTGCCGTAGATGGCCGACTCCTCGTCGTCCATCCGCCGCACCGCGCCCATGTCGATCAGCTTCAGCTGGTCCTGCTGCTGGATGGCGTTGTCGACCTTGAAGTCGCAGTACAGAAGGTTTCTGCTGTGCAGGTGACCGAGCGCCTCCAGCGCCTCGATGCCGTACGCGCAGGCCTGCTCCACGGGCAGCGGGTCACGCCGCCCGTCCGGCCGGCGCCGCTCGTTCGCGATCTCCTTCAGCGACTTGCCGCCGACGTACTCCATGACGATGTACCCGTCCAGCGAACCGGTCCGCTGGTCCAGGTGCTCGACGAAGTTGTAGATCCGCACGATGTTGGAGTGCTCGATCTCCGCGAGGAAGCGCCGCTCCGAGATCGCGGCCTCCATCGCGTCCTGGTCCCCGGTGTCCAGCAGGCCCTTGAGCACCACCCACCGGTCCGCGACCGCCCGGTCCACCGCCAGGTACACCCAGCCGAGTCCGCCGTGCGCGAGGCAGCCCGCGACCTCGTACTGGCCGCGCACCACGTCGCCGGGGTTCAGCTTGGGCACGAAGGAGTAGGGGTGCCCGCACTTGGTGCAGAACCCTTCCGTCCGCCCCGGCCGGTCCCCCCGGGCCCGGCCCACCGGAGCCCCGCAGTCCGAGCGCGAGCAGAACCGCTTGCGCTCCGGCACCTCCGGGTTCTCCAGGACCGCCGCCGAAGGATCCGGACGCGGCACCTCCGGTACGTTGACCAGCCCGGCCCCCAGCCGGCTGCGGCCCGAGGCCGCCGAGCCCGAACTGCGCACCGACACCGACCGGGTGGACGCCGTCCCCGGCAGCGACCGCGACAGCCGCCCCGACACCGAGCGCCGGGAGGAGGAGGACCGGGAGGAGCGCGCCGAGGCCGAGGACCGTGCCGAACCGTGGGACCCCTGCGAGCCCATCGACCCCCGGGACCCGCCGGACCCCAGGGAACCCCGGGCCGCGCTCGTCATCCCCGTCGGCGGCGACACCAGCTCGTCCGCACCCGCCGCGACCGCGCCGATCGGCGCCAGCCCGCAGGTGTCGCAGTACACCTCGCCGCCGCCCATGTCCTCGTACGCCCCCGGGCAGCCGGGGCGAACGCACGCGGTTCCGATCAGGCTCATGCGTCCTCCTTCCCCGGCCCGTCGGGCCGGAACTGCTCAGGCAGGTGCTCCGGTGGCTGCGGCGCCAGCGACTCCGCCGTCGCCTGCTGGTAGCGCAGGACGGCCTGTTCCGCGGCCCGCAGGTCGCAGGGCGCGCTCCACAGCATCCGCCGGGCCGTGTCGTACCGCTCGATCAGCAGGGGGTCCTCCGCCATCCCGTGGCGGGCCACCTTCGCCTTGTACGCGTCGAGCCGCCCGCGCAGCTCGGCCCGTACGGCCAGCGGCGCCGTCACCGCCGTCAACGATTCACGGGCCCGGCGCAGTTCCTCCTCGGCCCGCTCCTCCAGGGATTCCAGCAGGGGCGACAGCCGGTGCCAGCGGGCCTGGCGCCGGTGCTCGGCCGCCGCCGCGAGCTGTTCCTGCAGCACCGTCGGCGGGCCGCTGACCGCGGGCACCTCGGACGCGGCGATCTTCGCCAGCACCTCGCCGCGCGCCGTCCGCGCCTCCGCCAGGGTCCGGTCCGCCCGCGAGAGCACGTCCCGCAGGCTGATCAGCCGCTGCTCGGCGTCCTGCCGCACCGCCAGGACCGCCTCGACCTCACGGCGTACGTCCTCCAGCGCCAGCGCGGCCCGGTCGTAGCGCCCGGTGTCCGGCCGGCCGCCGCCGGGCGGCGAACTCCCCGGCGCCGGCAGCCAGAACGCCAGCGGATCCGCGATCACCTGCGCCCGCAGCTGCGCCAGCTCGGCGGTGATGTCCTCCAGGTCGTCGCCCGAGGGGTGCTCGCCCGGGCGCACGCCCACCGAGTGCGCCAGCGAGCGCGTGCGGTGCAGCTCGGCGCCGAGCAGGTCGATCCTGGCGGGCAGCGCCGACCACACGGCGTCGGCGGCGACCACCACGTCCAGCGACCGCGCGTACAGGTCGTTCATCCGGGCCACCAGCTCGGCGAGCGAGAGCCGCTCGGCCAGCGCTACGCCCTCCGCCGCGGCCCCGGCGATCAGCACACCGGGCCCGCGCAGCCGTTCGGTCAGCTCGATCAGGTCCTCGCGGTTCGGCCAGCGGCGCCGCTCCCGGACCTCCCGGGCGGCCGTCAGGGCCCCGCTGTACGCGTCGAAGTACGTCCACAGCCGGGTGATGTCCGCGTCGGCGACCACCCAACGCTCCTTGGTGACCCCGGTCAGCGCGGCGCCTTCCAGCAGCCGGCGCCCGGCGTGGTCCTGGAGGGCGAGCAGCGAGGTCTCGACGGCCTCGTGCTCCGCGCCCAGCCGGGTCAGGGCGCGGTCGACGCCGTCCCTGTCCATCACTGCCGACCACGCCTCCACCGACCGTGCCTCCGCTTCCGCTGCCGCCTTCGTGTCCGCCTCCGCCTCCGTGTCCGACCCCGCGCCCGGTTCCGGCCCCGAAATCGCCACCGCCTCAGCCGTCCCGGTACTTGGGTGCGGGCGGCGCGGACACGCCGGGCAGCACGGGCTGCAGGTGCTTGAGGTACGCCTTCATCCACGGGCTGTCACTGCCGCCCGCGCGGTAGTTCTCCAGCACCTTGTTGACGCGGCGGACCAGGTCCGACGCGTCCTTGTTCATCGCCACCCCGTAGAACTCGCGGGTGAAGGGCGAGCCCACCAGCTGCACCGCGGGGTCCTGCGCGGCCTGGCCGGCCGCGAGGGCGTTGTCCGTGATGATGCCGTCCACCTCGCCCAGCTGGAGCCGGACCAGGCAGTCGAGCTGGTTGGCCACGGTGACCGGCACCGAGCCGTACGACTGGGCCTTCAGCGCCGCCTCCGCCGTGGAACCGGCCGCGAAGCAGATCCGCTTGTCCTTCAGCGAGGTGTCGTACCCGGTGATCGGCGAGCCCTTGGGGGCCAGCACCTGCTGCCCGGCCTCGAAGTAGGCCGTCGAGAAGGCGACGTCCTCCAGCCGCTTGCAGTTGATGGTCATGGTCCGCACGACGATGTCGACGCGGCCCTCCTGCAGGGCAGGGATGCGCTGGCTGGTGGGGATCGCCCGGTAGATGACCGCGTTCTCGTCGCCCAGGATGTCCTTGGCGATGGCCTTGACCAGGTCGATGTCGAAGCCGTCCAGGCGGCTGCCCTCGGCCGTCTGGTTGCGGTAGCCCCAGCGGAAGCTGTTCTGGTCCACGCCGGCGACGAGCTTGCCCGCAGCCTTGATCCGCGCGATGGCCGCCCCGTCCACCTCGGCCGGGCGCAGGCTGGCCTCGGGGTCCTGGCAGGTGTCGGTGAGGACCCACGGTGCGGCCGGGGCCGCCGCCATGGCCGCGGGCCTGCGGACCGGCGGCGCGCCCGCGTCCGGCGTCGCGTGGGCCAGCGGCAGCAGCACGACCGCGGCCGTCATCGCACAGGCGGCGGCCATCGCGCTCACCCCGCCCCAGCCGCGCAGCCGGCCCGCCGCCCGCCGTATCCCGGACACCGCGACCGGAGCCGCCTCGCGGCCCTCGAAGCCGCCGCGACCCGCACGGCCTTCGCGGCCCTCGTAACCCTCGTGACCTTCGGCGGCCCGCCTCGCTCGTATCCGCATCGCTCTCACCTGTACTCCGAAAGCCTGCGCCCGATACCGAGCAGAGCCGCTGCCGCGCCGACGACCACCAGGATCGCGGACCCCGTCACCAGACCGCCCAGCGCGCCGATCCCGTCCCGGGCCGCACGGGTGAACTCCCGCTGTTCGTGGGCCACCGCCAGCTCCAGCGAGGCGTCCACCGTGTCGAAGGCGGCCCCGCTGCTCTCCTTGTGCTTCGCGTCCCCGACGACCAGGGGCAGCGCGGCCTCGTAGTCCCCCTTCAAGTCCGCCTCCCGGGCCGCCGTGTGCCGCTGCTTCCACTGCTTCACGCCGTCCACGGCCCGGCTCACGGGCGTCCGGCCGGCTTCGTCGTCGGCCAGTTGCAGCGCGGTCGCCAGTCCGGCGTCCAGCTGCTTCATGTTGTTCGTGAATTCCACGTCGTACTTGTCGGACTTCTTGTCGTCCGCCAGGACGGCGCCCCGCGCGATCAGAGTCAGGTTCTCACCGGCGCGCGCCTTCAGCGATGCGATCCGCGCGTCGTTGAGCACCTTCATGGACTCCTGCCCGTCCGCCCGGGCTTCACTCAGCGACGACCGGGCCACGGTGTGCCCCACGGCCAGCCACAGCAGGACCACCACCGACGCGGCCGTCGCGGCCATCAGTCCGTGGTTGAAGACCCGGTTGGTGTGCAGGTAGTTGCGCCGCTGCGCCCACACCAGGGCGGCGACCGCGAGCACGCCCAGACCGAGCGAGGCCAGCGGCCAGGAGCGGGCGTCGTCGTGGTCCGTGTAGAGCCGGCCGGTCTCCGCCTCGTACAGCCGCTGCGCGGCGGGCAGCAGCTGGGTGGTCATCTGCTCGTTGGCGTAGCGGAGATAGGCACCGCCCAGCGGCAGGCCCTGCCGGTTGGTGGCCCGGGCCTGCTCGATCAGGCCCGTGTAGCGCGGCAGCTGCTCGCTCAGCAGGGCGATCTGCTCGCGCGAGTCCTCGTTGCCGCCGGTGTTGGCGGCCGCGCTGACCAGCAGCTTGGAGGCGTTGGCGATGTCCTTCTCGTACCGCTGGCGGACCTCGCGCGGCTCCTGACCCCCCAGGAGGAACCCGCTGGAGGAGGTCGTGTCGGCGTCCGCGAGGGAGCGGTAGATGCTCGCCGCGTCCGCGCTCAGCGGCTGGCTGCGGCCCACCACGTCGTCGGCCGCGGTCGACCGGCCGGAGATCTCCCACACGCTCACCGTGCCGAACAGCACGATCAGCGCGGCCAGGACGGCCCCGATGATCCGCAGCCGCCCCGGCTCGGTGGTCGCCGCCTCGCGCAGCCGCTCCACGCCCTCGGCCCAGGCGGTGCTGCGCCCCGGCGGCCCGTCGGGCGGCACGGAAACACCGCCCCCGGGCGCGGGCGCGCGTGATGTGATCGCCACCGTGACCTCCCCCTCGGTCCTGTCGTCCCCCGGCCAACGCCGGGAGGTACCCCCTGCGCAGCAGTATGGCCGTAGTGCCGGTGGACCACAGCACCCGGTGCCGGATCCAGGGCGATGCGCCCGCGGGCGCCCTCCGTCACGCCCTTCACCTCAATACGCGTTCACCGGCGCCACGGTTCCAGACCCGCCGCCTTCCGGGGCGGGTTCATCCGAAATGGGTACGGAGTTTTTCGTGGGCCCCGGGAGGGGAGCCGACCGCGTCCAGGCCCAGGAGCCCGGCGCCCAGCACCGGCGGGGCCGTGATCACGGTGATCAGGGCGCGCGGGGCCCGGGCGGTGAGGGCCGTCGCGATCCGGTCGTTGAGCTGGGGGTGCCGGGCCGCCAGGACGCCGCCGCCCAGGACCACCGGGACCTCCTCGTCGAGCAGGCCCAGACGGGACAGCGCCACCGACGCCATCGCCACGATCTCGTCCGCCTGGCGGTGCACCAGCGACAGCGCCACCGGGTCCCCGGCGGCCGCCACCGCGAACAGCACCGCGGTCAGCTCGTGCCGCCGGCCGTGCGGGACGCCGCCCAGGTGCAGCGCCTCGATCAGCGAGGCCATCGAGTCGTGGCCGAGGTGCGCGGGAAGCGCCCGGGCCAGCTCCGTCGCCCCGCCCCGCCCGTCCTCGGCCCGGGCCGCGCACCACAGGGCCTCCTCGGCCAGGCTGCCCCCGCCGCCCCAGTCGCCGGAGATCCGGCCGAGGGCGGGGAAGCGCGCGGTCCGCCCGTCCGGGGTCATCCCCACGCAGTTGATGCCCGCCCCGCACACCACCGCGACACCGCGGGGCTCGTCCACGCCGGCCCGCAGGACGGCGAAGGTGTCGTTGCGCACGTCGGTGGCCGCGCCCCAGCCGCGCGCGCCGATCGCGTCCGCGAGCCGGCGCTCCTCCACCGGCAGGTCGGCGTTGGCCAGGCACGCCGACACCCGGGCGGCGTACGGGGATCCGGGCCCGGCCGCGGGCAGTCCGGCGGCGGCCACCGCCTCGGCGACGGCCTGTCCGAGGACGTCCACCGCCGCCTCCACGCCGTGGCGCGGAGGCTGGAAGCCCCCGGACCGGCCGGTGCCCAGCACGGTGCCGTCGGCGGCGATCAGCGCCACGTCGGTCTTGCTGTTGCCCGCGTCGACCGCCAGCACCGAAGGCAGGCTCATGCGGGTCGTGCGGGTCATGCCCACGGCAGGTGCTCCTTGTTGTGGGCGAGGAGCCGGTCGGTCAGCCCTTCGGCCAGGTCGAACTGGCCGACCAGCGGATGCGCCAGCAGCGCCTTGCAGACCCGATCGCGCCCGCCGCGCAGCGCCGCGTCCAGCGCGAGGTCCTCGTACGCCGTCACGTGCGAGAGCAGCCCGGCGAACAGCGGGTCCAGCCGCGGCACCGGCAGCGGCCGCGGGCCGGAGCCGTTCGTGCCCCGGACACGCGCCTGCACCTCGATGACCGCGTCGTCCGGCAGGAAGGGCAGTGTGCCGTCGTTGCGGGTGTTGACCACCTGGAAGGCCGGGCCGCCGTCGCCCAGCAGCGAGGCCGCCAGGTCCACGGCGGCCTCCGAGTAGAAGGCGCCGCCCCGCTTGGCCAGCAGGGCCGGCTTCTCATCCAGCGCGGGGTCCCCGTACAGGGCGAGCAGTTCTCGTTCCATCGCGGCGACCTCGGCGGCCCGCGAGGGCCTGGTGCCGAGTTCCCGTACGACCTCGTCGTGGGCGTAGAAGTAGCGCAGGTAGTAGGAGGGGACGACGCCGAGCCGGTCCAGCACCGCCCGCGGCAGGTGGAGGTCCGCGGCGACGGCCTCGCCGTGATCGGCCAGCAGCCGCGCCAGCAGGTCCTCGCCGTCGGGGCCGCCCCTGCGCACGCCGAACTCCCACGTGAGGTGGTTCAGGCCCACGTGGTCGAGGTGGACGTCGGCCGGTGCCAGCTCCAGCAGGGCCGCGAACTTCCGCTGGAAGCCGATGGCGACGTTGCACAGCCCGACCGCCTTGTGCCCGGCCTGGAGCAGGGCCCGGGTGACGATCCCGACCGGGTTGGTGAAGTCGATGATCCACGCGTCCGGGCTGGCCCGCCGGACCCGCTCGGCGATGTCGAGGACGACCGGGACGGTGCGCAGCGCCTTGGCGAGCCCGCCCGCGCCCGTGGTCTCCTGCCCCACGCAGCCGCACTCCAGCGGCCAGGTCTCGTCCCGCAGCCGGGCGGCCTGCCCGCCGACGCGCAGCTGGATCAGGACCGCGTCGGCCCCCTCGACCCCCGCGTCGAGGTCGGCGGTGGTGGTGACGCGGCCGGGGTGTCCCTGCCGGGCGAAGATCCGCCGGGCCAGGCCGCCGATCAGCTCCAGCCGTTCGGTGGCCGGGTCGATCAGTACGAGCTCGCTGACGGGCAGGGTGTCG of the Streptomyces sp. NBC_01294 genome contains:
- a CDS encoding protein phosphatase 2C domain-containing protein — encoded protein: MSMHRLSGCPSCAEPLEEGDRFCGVCGYAVTAPPPAASRDHPTLPIPQAPPAPPAPPVAAGPGAGPAAGGYGVPAPSASPGVSHGAAEPAPGWGSVAAAAPTLVGDPADWALAPAEPAAESAPGPAGAPYAAAGHEDPYDTATPPDGTPWGAAEHAYGAGAQAPQAARYDLPGDATPPEGTAYPAQPAGDPYAAEPAPEPAYGTPPQPGAAEGGKTCVACRAGHVDTDGYCEHCGHAQPRERDHLEEELGSVAAVSDRGLRHHRNEDSFAVAATALPDGSAATVAIVCDGVSSASRPDEASAAAAGAANEALLEALPRGTHPQEAMHEAILAAAAAVNALAPEVPGAQNAPACTLVGAVVSGGLLTIGWVGDSRAYWVPDDRAALPRRLTEDDSWAAQMVAAGLMGEAEAYADVRAHAITGWLGADAYELEPHTATFKPDHPGVVVVCTDGLWNYAESAREMAQVLPADAAVRPLHSAQVLVGHALDGGGHDNVTVAVVPFATQEPGPAAEPGPAARPEPEVEARPQV
- a CDS encoding tetratricopeptide repeat protein, with the protein product MSLIGTACVRPGCPGAYEDMGGGEVYCDTCGLAPIGAVAAGADELVSPPTGMTSAARGSLGSGGSRGSMGSQGSHGSARSSASARSSRSSSSRRSVSGRLSRSLPGTASTRSVSVRSSGSAASGRSRLGAGLVNVPEVPRPDPSAAVLENPEVPERKRFCSRSDCGAPVGRARGDRPGRTEGFCTKCGHPYSFVPKLNPGDVVRGQYEVAGCLAHGGLGWVYLAVDRAVADRWVVLKGLLDTGDQDAMEAAISERRFLAEIEHSNIVRIYNFVEHLDQRTGSLDGYIVMEYVGGKSLKEIANERRRPDGRRDPLPVEQACAYGIEALEALGHLHSRNLLYCDFKVDNAIQQQDQLKLIDMGAVRRMDDEESAIYGTVGYQAPEVAELGPSVASDLYTVARTLAVLTFDFQGYTNVFVDSLPDPEHIEVFRRYESFYRLLVRATDPDPGRRFASAQEMADQLTGVLREVVALQTGRPRPQLSTLFGPELRVPDTRLFADAPGTAVSLLGYRPVASRPFASRRGGGLFARGRGASVRASAAAGQPGPGGQPGGTPPGRKTRPAGRTGAHAPGGTALPGAAPAAGPGGAPGPWAQAPGAAGGSASTPPVGGSGPWAPTHLGTTPPGGTPVSGAPGGAGPLVAGGAASAWGAPLPALGSTATHVAAAPVPGPRQGPATTGTPSAPATGAGAGAGAATGAGAGAVLAPVSPPALAGAATARDTALALPVPLVDAGDPNAGFLTGLLASAPGDLLGALGAAPSDSAELRLRELRARLELGELPSAGRTLAELEALHPDDWRVVWARGIASLATGDNEIAALSFDAIYDAFPGEPAPKLALGLCAEVLGQLDNAAEYYRLVWITDPGFVSAAFGLARVQLAAGDRDGAVRTLESVPEASIHYTAARVAAVRARLRDRSPQEPLLADLGAAADQVEALRRFGLDPERQERLATEVLGSALDWVLSGSRGSDPGRTSLLGSQLDEQGLRFGLERSYRVLARLARRGEERIELVERANRFRPRTWV
- a CDS encoding glutamate ABC transporter substrate-binding protein, which translates into the protein MAAACAMTAAVVLLPLAHATPDAGAPPVRRPAAMAAAPAAPWVLTDTCQDPEASLRPAEVDGAAIARIKAAGKLVAGVDQNSFRWGYRNQTAEGSRLDGFDIDLVKAIAKDILGDENAVIYRAIPTSQRIPALQEGRVDIVVRTMTINCKRLEDVAFSTAYFEAGQQVLAPKGSPITGYDTSLKDKRICFAAGSTAEAALKAQSYGSVPVTVANQLDCLVRLQLGEVDGIITDNALAAGQAAQDPAVQLVGSPFTREFYGVAMNKDASDLVRRVNKVLENYRAGGSDSPWMKAYLKHLQPVLPGVSAPPAPKYRDG
- a CDS encoding N-acetylglucosamine kinase, translating into MTRTTRMSLPSVLAVDAGNSKTDVALIAADGTVLGTGRSGGFQPPRHGVEAAVDVLGQAVAEAVAAAGLPAAGPGSPYAARVSACLANADLPVEERRLADAIGARGWGAATDVRNDTFAVLRAGVDEPRGVAVVCGAGINCVGMTPDGRTARFPALGRISGDWGGGGSLAEEALWCAARAEDGRGGATELARALPAHLGHDSMASLIEALHLGGVPHGRRHELTAVLFAVAAAGDPVALSLVHRQADEIVAMASVALSRLGLLDEEVPVVLGGGVLAARHPQLNDRIATALTARAPRALITVITAPPVLGAGLLGLDAVGSPPGAHEKLRTHFG
- a CDS encoding 6-phospho-beta-glucosidase yields the protein MKLAVVGGGSTYTPELIDGFARLRDTLPVSELVLIDPATERLELIGGLARRIFARQGHPGRVTTTADLDAGVEGADAVLIQLRVGGQAARLRDETWPLECGCVGQETTGAGGLAKALRTVPVVLDIAERVRRASPDAWIIDFTNPVGIVTRALLQAGHKAVGLCNVAIGFQRKFAALLELAPADVHLDHVGLNHLTWEFGVRRGGPDGEDLLARLLADHGEAVAADLHLPRAVLDRLGVVPSYYLRYFYAHDEVVRELGTRPSRAAEVAAMERELLALYGDPALDEKPALLAKRGGAFYSEAAVDLAASLLGDGGPAFQVVNTRNDGTLPFLPDDAVIEVQARVRGTNGSGPRPLPVPRLDPLFAGLLSHVTAYEDLALDAALRGGRDRVCKALLAHPLVGQFDLAEGLTDRLLAHNKEHLPWA